The Helianthus annuus cultivar XRQ/B chromosome 11, HanXRQr2.0-SUNRISE, whole genome shotgun sequence region TGCAATAGATATGTATCTCGATTAGCGAATCACTGTATGTGGTTGGGGTTTTAGCAACTTGCTAGCTCCCGTTTTAATAAAATTCAAacgtttaaaaaataaacaacctaatacatatatatattatagcTTTAATTAATAGAAAGCTAGTAAACCAAGATTGTGACATCAACATTATAAAAATAACACACATTTAAATGCATGTTCTTTATAAGATCAAATTTGCaactcaaaacatttgttttttgTACCCTCTTTAATGATCCACCGTAGCTTCCGACATCCTCGTGACGAGATAATTAAATTCCCAACGGCTAATTAAATGAAAGAGACCGGACACCAACTTCATGCTAATCAGGCCCAAAACAGGCCCAATTGTCGGTTACCCCCAACCTCTACAAACTTAAAACTTATTGAGTTATTTCCTACAATTCTCACATCAATGGAAGCACTTTGGAATTTAGAAGATAAGTGGAAGCTTTCAACACAAGAAGCTACAATCTTCTTTTCCGGGACCGCTTTTCTAGTCGTCGTAGTTATCGGGCTTTGTGTCGCCACGACGTATAGGAAGAGATATACAAAAAAAGTTCAAGACCGTGGCGGTGTGGTTGAGCAAAAAGGGTCACCGGGTCAATGGGTTAGGGTGAAGAAGGGGTTGGTCGGGTCGGTTCAATGGAGCAAAGGTAGTAAATGGGATGGGAATTTGAGTGCAAGCCGGAAAGAACAGCCCACACCGTTGCTTGCTAGAGGTGGGGGTGAGGTGGGGTGGCCGAGCCATAATGCAGCTTCTCCGGTGTGGCAGCGGCCCATATTAATGGGGGAGAAATGCGAGTTTCCGCGGTTTAGTGGGCTCATTCTATATGATGAAAGAGGGAAGCCATTAGATCAGGGCAACTCTGCTGATGTCCAGGTATGCATTATGTATACACAAATCGACTCGTATATAACTGTATAACTGAATGAGTTATAAGTGTCACATATACTATGTAGTATGTATCACAAGTTTACATCACATTTGAACATGTTGCACTTTTTGTTTGATTGCAGGAACAGGAACAAGTACAACCCACTGTAAGAGCTACTTTGAGAGATCTTCTGTAGTTCATTATCATTTTTCGTTCTTGTTGGTATCAAAATACGAATGTAATTAGTCGCATATTTTCTTTAAATCTTGTAAAACTTCATGAAGTAAGACCAAGAGCTCGATAACGATTTTTCTTTTGGCAAATTTGTATATATCATCACTCTATAGTCTATTCAAGATCGGCCCGTTAAAAACTCAAATCGAGTAGGGGTTAACCAACAAGCTCGAGCTGAAATTGGAAATAATTCAATCAATGTGCCCAGACCTGAGCTTCAAATACAAGCTACAGTAGCCTAAACGAGCCTATTATTTATATAGTATAATAATTTGTATATATTATAATAAACTTAGATTTACCTACCGaatattattatatttaattatgaaaatatatatcCAGATAATATAGATTATGTTATAGCTATAAATAATATATGTAAAAATAACTAAATGTATATAAACaagtaataaatataaataatacatGAGTTGTCCCGAGTCAAACTCGAGCTTCAAAAATTGCTCAGAAGCCGAGCTTAAAAAATTACTCACAAGCTGAGCTCGATCCCGAGACATAAGCTCGAGCTTCGGCCCTTGCCTAAATTCATCATCAATGCACTAAATTTCAAAACTTACAAATTCACAACTTTGGGATACAAGACAAAATGGAAACAAAGATATAACAAAGATGTCACAGACTTCATCTTCACAAACAAACAAATGCACAACTGGACTACAAAATTCACATATTGACACAAACATGACAATTCCTCACCAATTCTTTAATGATAATCAGAGATCAAACTCAAGAAccaatcaagttcacataagcAAATTATTGATGTGGGTTTGATTGATTTCCTATGAAAGATATGAACATGAAATTGTTACGCAAGCGATTCGATTAACGGTtctctgtttccttgttttgatttatcattgtAGTAGAAATACAAAGCCAACTGTCCAATTCCTAGGACAGTTCCTATGCCATTTGGAACCTTaaattgacaaaaaaaaaaaaaaaaaaaaacagcgaTGTTAGTTGCTAATAGACATAGTAATAAtgggtagggatagtgtacattaattcagaagtgtgagaagtgtattataacactatatataacactatgtaacaccatataaacaccgtataatactatgtaacactatataacaatatataacactatacatctatcatagacatgctatcagacaaaatatagtgttatagttgttatatagtgttacatagtgttatatggtgttatatggtgttacatagtgttatacggtgtttatatggtgttatatagtgttatatatagtgttataatacacttctcacacttctgaattaatgtacaggatcctctacctaccTAGTAATaataatcattatcatcatccgaaacataaataaataaaaaaataagaagCTTACATAAATGAATGGGTCGTAATTGAATAATCCATATAACAAAAACGCGGTGCTCATCAAGAAAGTGGAGAGTGAGAGGTAAAACGGCATGAATTCAACACTCCTAGTCTGGATCACTACATTCTGGAAGAAAAAAGATTCATTATAAGTTATAAAATTAATCAAAGTGATTAGATTATGATACGCGTTCAACATGGGAAGAACATACCATTACAGACAGTGGTGAGGCAAACATTGATATCAGCGTCGCGCAGCTTAAAAACCCGATAATCAAATGCCTAAGTTCAAGATCAGTAACAAGCAAACTCCCAATCGCAATGGCTGCAAATAAACCGAATACTGCTAGCAGTAATGCCGACATCTTGAACTGTAGATACGAGGTCACATGTTTAGATGATTTAAATAATGTTCTAATATGTTTATGAAAATATAGGATTCTAACCTTTTTGGTTTTCTCAGCATGGGTTATGTAGATAATTATGTATGACAGTTGGAAAACCGCACCAACTGAATTAACTGTCGTAACTAACAAGTTATCGTATGATATGAAGGGGCAGCCGTACCATGCACAGATTAAGCAGTTCAAGAGGGCGTAGATGTATGGGATTCCTGAGAATTGTTCGGTTGATTTGTTTCTGATAATTCTTCGAAAGGTTGGTCTGGAAATCGAAATAAATATGTTTTTAAGAGTTAGGTTTTTTATAAAAGGActtttttagaaaatttattcTGAATAGACCTACTACATTTGGTAAAT contains the following coding sequences:
- the LOC110889843 gene encoding bidirectional sugar transporter SWEET2, yielding MAALSSPQTFEAYKQAAGVAGNIFAFGLFVSPIPTFRRIIRNKSTEQFSGIPYIYALLNCLICAWYGCPFISYDNLLVTTVNSVGAVFQLSYIIIYITHAEKTKKFKMSALLLAVFGLFAAIAIGSLLVTDLELRHLIIGFLSCATLISMFASPLSVMNVVIQTRSVEFMPFYLSLSTFLMSTAFLLYGLFNYDPFIYVPNGIGTVLGIGQLALYFYYNDKSKQGNREPLIESLA
- the LOC110891868 gene encoding uncharacterized protein LOC110891868 isoform X1 — encoded protein: MKETGHQLHANQAQNRPNCRLPPTSTNLKLIELFPTILTSMEALWNLEDKWKLSTQEATIFFSGTAFLVVVVIGLCVATTYRKRYTKKVQDRGGVVEQKGSPGQWVRVKKGLVGSVQWSKGSKWDGNLSASRKEQPTPLLARGGGEVGWPSHNAASPVWQRPILMGEKCEFPRFSGLILYDERGKPLDQGNSADVQEQEQVQPTVRATLRDLL
- the LOC110891868 gene encoding uncharacterized protein LOC110891868 isoform X2, with amino-acid sequence MKETGHQLHANQAQNRPNCRLPPTSTNLKLIELFPTILTSMEALWNLEDKWKLSTQEATIFFSGTAFLVVVVIGLCVATTYRKRYTKKVQDRGGVVEQKGSPGQWVRVKKGLVGSVQWSKGSKWDGNLSASRKEQPTPLLARGGGEVGWPSHNAASPVWQRPILMGEKCEFPRFSGLILYDERGKPLDQGNSADVQEQVQPTVRATLRDLL